The sequence CGAAGTCGCCCTGCTCCCAGGTGATGATGCGGTTGAAGCTCTTCTGCGGGCCCAGGTTGTGGTTCTCGTTGATGACCGCGTAGTACACGCGGCCCTGGCGCAGGTAGATGCGGCCTTCCTGGTCGCTGTTGACCACCAGCACGCCGTTCTTCTTGGACGTGTGGAAGAGCTGGAGCAGGTCCGGGAGGGGAATCTCTTCAATCTTCCCCGTCATGGAGCTGGCCTTGTTGGTGGTGCGCGCGGCCTGGGCGGCGGCGGCCTCCTCCAGCTTCTGCTTGGCCATGCTCTCGTCGACGTTGGCGCCTTCCGCGCCCTGGTGGACGAGCTTGAGGATGGAGGTGCCGATGAGGATGCGGTCCCCCTCCTTCAGCCGGGCCTGCTTCACCTTCTCGCCGTTGACGAAGGTGCCGTTGGTGGAGCCCAGGTCCTCGATGGTGATCTTCCCGTCGCTGAAGCTGATCTTCGCGTGCTTGCGGGAGACCATGTCCTCGACGAGGACCATGTCCAGCTCGCTGGAACGGCCGATGACAATCTGCTTGTCCACCTTCAGCGGGAACTCTCCACCCTGGTACTTCCCGGAGAT comes from Pyxidicoccus parkwaysis and encodes:
- a CDS encoding FHA domain-containing protein, with the translated sequence MDTQKTYALKFISGKYQGGEFPLKVDKQIVIGRSSELDMVLVEDMVSRKHAKISFSDGKITIEDLGSTNGTFVNGEKVKQARLKEGDRILIGTSILKLVHQGAEGANVDESMAKQKLEEAAAAQAARTTNKASSMTGKIEEIPLPDLLQLFHTSKKNGVLVVNSDQEGRIYLRQGRVYYAVINENHNLGPQKSFNRIITWEQGDFELRPADNQEFMVELDSSTEALLMDSLRQLDEMKRLQPSLPALDAPLALAMPLTPPLKELSPEMLDVLQLVHNYGTFGAVLDRADADDVVTAEAVAQLLKRDYVRKV